In Myxococcales bacterium, the DNA window CGAGTGTCGCATCGTGTGCGGGGTAACGCGGCGACCCGCGATGCCGGCGCGCGACAAGGCGCACCGAAGCGCCTTTGCGACCGAGGCGCGAGTGAGCGTCGTACCGGCTCCTGCCCGGCCCGGGAACAGCTCGGGACCCGGTGGGCGGCGCCGGCGCCAGTAGCCACGCAGCTCTTCGAGCAGCCGCGTGCTCAGCATCACATCGCGGTCACGATTGCGCTTGGCACCGCGCACGTGAATGACGCCCGCACTGCTGTCGATGTCTTCCACTCGCAACCGCAGGACCTCGTGGATGCGAAGGCCCGCCGCATACGCCAGCATCAGCACCGCCCGGTGTGTTGGCGACGGCACGGCCTCGAGGACTCGCTCCACCTCCCTGGGCGTGAGCACGCTCGGAAGCGTCCGTGTCAGTTTGCGCCGCGGGAGCCTCTCGACGACTCGTGGCCGGTCGAGCGCGTGCGTGTACAGAAAGCGAAGCGCGGCGGCGTGGACGTTGTGGGTGACCGGGCTGAGCTTCTCCCGCTCGATCAGGTGGAGCAGAAACTCGCGCACGTGCTGGCGACCGAGCGCGGCAGCGCTCTTCGCGAAGTGCCGCTCGAATCGCTCCATGCAGTAGAGGTAGGTCTTCCGCGTGTTGAGCGGCGTGCCGCGCAATTCGAACTCTTCGGCGAGCTTCTTCAGT includes these proteins:
- a CDS encoding site-specific integrase, which codes for MKQQLLKKLAEEFELRGTPLNTRKTYLYCMERFERHFAKSAAALGRQHVREFLLHLIEREKLSPVTHNVHAAALRFLYTHALDRPRVVERLPRRKLTRTLPSVLTPREVERVLEAVPSPTHRAVLMLAYAAGLRIHEVLRLRVEDIDSSAGVIHVRGAKRNRDRDVMLSTRLLEELRGYWRRRRPPGPELFPGRAGAGTTLTRASVAKALRCALSRAGIAGRRVTPHTMRHSFATHLLEQGTDLRTVQVLLGHASLSSTARYVHVSTARLKGVMSPLDRLQVSQASPAK